The window AAATTGCAACAACTTTTATCTACTTACAAGCCAAGCAATATAATACCTCCACTAAATCCTCCAATTTTCACCACTAAATACACctcatataaatattaatactaTGGTTTTCACTTGATTTATCCAAAATCATAggcaaagaaacaaaaaataaacacaaaacaCTAAGAATTAAGCCATCATGGTTAagacaaatacaaaaataatcttcattttgtttcttgtttttctatTGGAGTCTCTTGGAAGTGCACATGATGGTgagaataaaaatattcttgaagaagaaattttgtCAGATTTTGATGACATAATTTataatgaagatgaagatgaaataTTTGATGTATGGAGAAATGGTAGAGGCAATAAAAATCTTGTTAATGTAGATACTTGTGGTGCAGTTGGTGATGGAACTTCAGATGACACTAAGGTGAGGAATTGATATGTTTTTAGCTTTTGGTAAAAATGATTTATGGTAATTATATGCGCTAATGATATAAAGACTTTTTACGTTATCAGTATAGTTTAACATGTTATACATATAGTAGGTATTAGGTAACACATATCTTATTTTCAAGATTACTAATATAGCTTACTTTGATCGGTGATTATTTGTAGTCATGCGATTTATGGTACCGAGTTCATATGGACTTAGTACTTTCGGTGTGGAGTACAAATTTacgtgtaatttttttttctaaaattgcaATAAATAGTCATAAATGGTAAATAACTTTAGTTTGTAATGTTGTATATTGCAAATGCCAAAATTAAtagttaatataattttaatcttGAGAACATTGCTCATTGTATAATCAACTGCTATACGACtctaatatataatttatgcaATTGTGTTCTATAGTGCTCAGATccttaataaataatacatttttgATGGATTCGAACATGAGTGTGAACATTTTTTTAGAGGATCCGAGCAATATAAGTTACACCTTTTTTCACTTTCTAAAATTGGTATTATTATTTCAGGCATTTGAAGATGCATGGAAAGAAGCTTGTTCAAAACGAAGATCAGTTTTTATGGTCCCTTCAGGACGCACTTATCTAGTAAATGCAACCAAGTTCAATGGACCTTGTGCTAACGGATTGATCATCCAGGTTACTATCCGATTAATTTCACATATGATCACTGAATTTTATTTACTGTAACAGTAATTAAAGTCACAAAATTATGTTATAACAGGTTGATGGAACCATAGTAGCACCAAGTGATCCAGAAAATTGGGATCCAAAGAGTCCAAAAGCTTGGCTTGTGTTTTCCAATTTGACAGGAGTTACATTTCAAGGAAATGGAATTATTGATGGATCAGGCAGCAAATGGTGGGAAGCATCATGCAAGAAGAACAAGTCCAATGTAACATAACATAACACATTATTCCCTGTTAACTTTTTACGTGGGTTCTGCATGTTCAACTGAACTCATTGATTTCTGTATAACTATGTATACACAGAATGTCAAAAAGGGACGACATAGGAATGATAATATAACGTGAACGATAGTTGTCTCAAAGAACTTACAATCTTCTTGGAATCCATGTAGACTTAGTAAAAGGTCTATATAGGCGATACAAACTGGTTGGGAATACGTTTTAGTTATGTTAgtacatttattttgtttttttgcatACTATTGGCACGAGTTGAGCTACAATGAAGCAACATAGTAAATGATGATTCATATACAGACTCCAACTTATTTGGAATTGAGACGTAGTtgttatatacatataatatgaTCACACTCATTTGGAATTCAATTACTCTAGCTCCTAGATTCGCCTCTTTGATATACAACTATTTTTAGGTGATGTTCTaactttgtaattttttgttgttgttgttgataacAGGCTTGCAAATCAGCACCAAGAGTAAGTACATTATTGTTATATTCTTTactctttcttttattattactcttaaCCTCTTAATCAACTTATAATGAgaaattaacttcaaatttcagGCATTAACCATAGATTTAAGCTCAGGTATAAGGGTGAAAGGACTTACATTCCAGAATAGCCAACAGATGCATTTTGTAATTTCGCGATCAAATTCTGTACGCGTAAATGGTGTTAAGGTTTCTTCTCCTGGAGATAGTCCTAATACTGATGGAATTCATATAAGTGAATCAACAAATGTTGTACTCCAAGACTGCAAAATTGGGACAGGTGACTCTTTCTCTATATGCTATGTTGCTCGatctcttcaaaaatattgtcaATGTGTGTCAGATCGTTCAAAAGTggtgcatttttggaggatccggcATGAATGTtgcaacatttttgaagagtccgagcaacataacCTATATGTCATGTTATTTATGTTCTTTATTGCTACTTTtgcaattttaaaagttttactAATATGATTTACTTGCATTGTGTAATGGAGATTCTCAATTTTCATGATGTGTGTTTTAtggtaaaaaaatgaatatgatTAACTTGTTTTTGATGTATatgtaggtgatgattgtgtaTCAATTGTAAATGCTAGTTCCAATATCAAGATGAAAAATATCTACTGTGGTCCTGGCCATGGAATCAGGTAGTCTATTATACACGTGTTCGCGTATTCATCTATTTTGAAAAATCTCAATAAAACATGTTCTCAAAAATGATTTTCCGCTGCTGAACATTGATTTGCTTGTGGACAAGACCATTGTGAAATAATGTATTGTTATATTCGAAAACGCCTTGGTGTGATTCATCCTAAGTAGTATGTTTTCTATACTGATTTTGTTACATGATTAATCCTTGTCTAGCATTGGGAGCCTTGGTAAGGACGATTCCATCGGTGTAGTGAACAGAGTAGTTCTGGATACAGCATTCCTCAAAGGTACCACAAATGGCCTCAGAATCAAAACATGGCAGGTAATTACACAAAAAATGTAATGCCTTGTTCATATtgcatttaaattgaaaaaaaactgACGTGAAGGTCTTAATGTTCATAGGGAGGATCAGGTTATGTTCGAACAGTTCGATTCCAAAATGTACAAATGGAAGATGTTTCGAACCCAATCATTATAGATCAATTCTATTGCGACTCACAAAAGCCTTGTCAAAATCAggtactccctctgtttcaacgtgtttgtcttactttccttttgagtctgtttcaaaaagaatatctCTCAACTTGAAAGAGAAGTATGACAAAATGTGTGTTGTTTATTTTGACATTACAGACATCTGCAGTAGAGATAAGTGAAGTACTCTATCGTAACGTTAGTGGAACAACAAagagcaaaaaggcgatgaaattCGCGTGTAGTGACACTGTGCCTTGTAGCCATATTACTCTGGACAATGTTAACTTAGAGGCAAGAGATGGCACTGCTGAAGTATACTGTAACTCCGCCACGGGAATTATAGCTGGTTATGTTCATCCAGAAGCAGAGTGTCTTAACTCAAATGACAAGAAAATTGAGCAGAAAATTGAAGAATGTAATGTTCATGATGAACTATGATTTAGGTTCATTTGTCTTCAATCTATAATGAATATTGAAGCATATATTTTGATGGTTACAAAGCAAATAGTATTGTAAGTATTCATTTCTGTTATCTCAGATTTTGAGATTCCTAGCTTAGATATAAGCTagataaatattgttttttttttactaaggATGCCTTTGAGGCTAATGtttttatgtaatatatatatacttctaCTTATTGGAGTTATTATGTTTGTATTAAAGTTTATTGATTGAGAAGTTCTATATGTAACACCTCGctttttgaaagaactagaaaaagttgtttttggaaagaaaaaaaaaatctagaaaatttaAGTATGTTCAGTTTGAGTTTTTCTTCGACTTCAaccaaccataactcctagctcaggatgatttaggtgtgtttccagatattttaggaaagatcttggaataatctttccaacgccactgagtttgcgcgattccgagttcgtatgagtgagatatgcccatttgaagttgggttgttcaaataaggaaagtgtaacccgaattttagaagggcattatggtcttttccataccccatgacttcatttcgtttttggtaattaattggggtctaaactgataggattcagTTTATGCTTTTACAATATTGAGTTggggttttagagaagagaaaaagaagaggagaaggagcaaaaatcgtcaagatcttcaagaatcgcttgtggatttcgtcaaggggtgatccctacgaggtatgtgagttcactcaacgttgggttcgttcacccacgcgctaaacatgtttaattcagcatgaattcgtcctaaaagttgaaagtttgaatgttcttgatgtgtgttcttgaatttactttcgttcttgaattgggctgaattGAGGTCTAATCATGAGGGTAATATTTTATCAAGGTGTCGGATCCTGAGATCTTTACGTCgagttttagagttgttttgagttaggttcttgggtATATATGCTGGGTATCTGAATTTAAAGAGAACTTGAGAAAAATAGTCGAGTTTAGGTGAATTGAGactgaaaaacaaagaagaaaaaagtcgGGCAAATCTGGGCAGTGGGGCCGTGCGGACCTGCTTCTCAGATTTGGGAAAAGTTTCTTCGCGTcgcggagcggtcacggactgttctgcctcaaaattttatttcgcgatcaaataattaaatgtatcTCCCCGTCGCAGACCTACTTTCagacaatgatttcttgattttttctcatgtttagctatctaaaaacactcctaaacatcatgagatatttcctatcacaaatcataatccttgaatccataattcaattcaaggaaaattaagagtgaagtcaagagaagttaagagtgaagtcaagagaagttcatagaatcttccaaaagtctttttcaaatgtttcaactttgttttaagacttgagttttgagttgagtaaagagtaaagtttgaagttcatttcttcaaaagagtatatatcGGGACCATGTCTTCctaaagagtaaaatgttttcacatttaaagaagaaaggaaacattgatttccaaaagagcctttgagctagttttcagttaaagag is drawn from Solanum stenotomum isolate F172 unplaced genomic scaffold, ASM1918654v1 scaffold6733, whole genome shotgun sequence and contains these coding sequences:
- the LOC125852921 gene encoding probable polygalacturonase At1g80170, with the translated sequence MVKTNTKIIFILFLVFLLESLGSAHDGENKNILEEEILSDFDDIIYNEDEDEIFDVWRNGRGNKNLVNVDTCGAVGDGTSDDTKAFEDAWKEACSKRRSVFMVPSGRTYLVNATKFNGPCANGLIIQVDGTIVAPSDPENWDPKSPKAWLVFSNLTGVTFQGNGIIDGSGSKWWEASCKKNKSNACKSAPRALTIDLSSGIRVKGLTFQNSQQMHFVISRSNSVRVNGVKVSSPGDSPNTDGIHISESTNVVLQDCKIGTGDDCVSIVNASSNIKMKNIYCGPGHGISIGSLGKDDSIGVVNRVVLDTAFLKGTTNGLRIKTWQGGSGYVRTVRFQNVQMEDVSNPIIIDQFYCDSQKPCQNQTSAVEISEVLYRNVSGTTKSKKAMKFACSDTVPCSHITLDNVNLEARDGTAEVYCNSATGIIAGYVHPEAECLNSNDKKIEQKIEECNVHDEL